A genome region from Sphingobium sp. WTD-1 includes the following:
- a CDS encoding flagella basal body P-ring formation protein FlgA: MTRPVQFLAIVLACAAAQPALAQQKFENLDRIDSLVAMTVGANMGEPGGPLAPVDRRLRLAACPTTPSVEGPIFGAAMVKCDALGWRIRVPLVAGAAAAASGPVGRYAPAARPVAKESVVKRGDPVQLMAGNASFSVSRMMIADEDGAIGETIRVREDKKSSPVLAQIVDMGVVRIPGFNNF, encoded by the coding sequence GTGACCAGACCCGTCCAGTTCCTCGCCATCGTCCTGGCCTGCGCCGCTGCGCAGCCCGCGCTGGCGCAGCAGAAGTTCGAGAATCTGGATCGCATCGACAGCCTGGTCGCGATGACCGTCGGCGCGAACATGGGTGAGCCTGGTGGCCCGCTGGCGCCGGTCGATCGTCGCCTCCGCCTCGCCGCCTGCCCGACCACGCCCAGCGTCGAAGGGCCGATCTTCGGCGCCGCCATGGTCAAGTGCGATGCACTGGGCTGGCGCATCCGTGTGCCGCTGGTCGCGGGCGCCGCTGCTGCTGCCTCCGGCCCGGTCGGCCGCTATGCCCCGGCCGCGCGGCCGGTCGCCAAGGAATCGGTCGTCAAACGCGGCGATCCGGTCCAGCTCATGGCCGGCAATGCCAGTTTCAGCGTCTCGCGCATGATGATCGCCGATGAAGACGGCGCAATTGGCGAGACGATTCGGGTGCGCGAAGACAAGAAGTCATCGCCTGTACTTGCCCAGATCGTGGACATGGGCGTAGTGCGCATTCCGGGATTTAATAATTTTTGA
- the flgM gene encoding flagellar biosynthesis anti-sigma factor FlgM, with product MINSVGQSISSAIEANRLREGGKTRAASATGSTGTTASASTSASPATRMAAEGAPVDVDRIAAIKAAIASGNYPVNPSVIADRMMALDLPA from the coding sequence ATGATCAACTCAGTCGGCCAGAGCATCAGTTCGGCAATCGAGGCTAACCGCTTGCGCGAAGGGGGCAAGACCCGCGCCGCATCGGCAACCGGATCGACCGGCACCACCGCGTCGGCATCGACGTCGGCCAGCCCGGCGACGCGCATGGCGGCCGAAGGCGCGCCTGTCGACGTGGACCGCATCGCCGCCATCAAGGCTGCGATCGCTTCGGGCAATTACCCCGTCAACCCGTCGGTGATCGCCGACCGGATGATGGCGCTCGATCTTCCCGCCTAA
- a CDS encoding flagellar motor protein MotB produces the protein MTAPAIPSAATVARRNRWAVSFADLLMLLLGFFVLLQATGSQRRDAMLAEVSRQFGGRPARTATELRAAELFAPGEAMLTPQGQARLRAAVRPYMQDDRMIELRSQGQDRARQRFDDWDLAAARLGAVARALKAQGIGGDRLLIRGLDQADSADGQGQVIRIAPGDAVKP, from the coding sequence ATGACCGCGCCCGCAATCCCATCGGCAGCTACGGTGGCCCGGCGCAATCGCTGGGCCGTCAGCTTTGCCGATCTGCTGATGCTGCTGCTCGGCTTCTTCGTGCTGCTCCAGGCGACCGGCAGCCAGCGCCGCGATGCGATGCTGGCCGAGGTCAGTCGCCAATTTGGCGGCCGTCCCGCCCGCACCGCGACCGAGCTGCGCGCGGCAGAGCTGTTTGCGCCGGGCGAGGCGATGCTGACGCCGCAGGGGCAGGCGCGTCTGCGCGCGGCGGTGCGGCCCTATATGCAGGATGATCGCATGATCGAACTGCGCAGCCAGGGGCAGGATCGGGCGCGACAGCGTTTCGACGATTGGGATCTGGCGGCGGCGCGGCTTGGCGCCGTGGCGCGCGCGCTCAAGGCGCAGGGGATAGGCGGCGATCGCCTGCTCATTCGCGGTCTGGATCAGGCGGACAGCGCCGACGGGCAGGGGCAGGTGATCCGCATCGCGCCGGGCGATGCCGTGAAGCCCTGA
- a CDS encoding MotA/TolQ/ExbB proton channel family protein, whose translation MIGILAHLFDPLTLAAMLGGVAVVALAQNGMRAVGRACIALRPLLRADPLHDRDTARAALLQIDQVAQLRGLMCIDRVKTDNGFMVDATRRLANCDRVEMFENWAMQALSDRAQRHASVRNVWLSVADAAPALGMAGTIIGLVGMFAAMDDPSALGPSMALALLTTLYGVVIANLLAAPIAARLATLSEQELAWQQEAVARMLAIARRENAPLRRASIREVA comes from the coding sequence ATGATCGGGATTTTGGCGCATCTGTTCGATCCGCTCACGCTCGCCGCGATGCTGGGTGGCGTCGCGGTCGTGGCGCTGGCGCAAAATGGCATGCGCGCTGTCGGGCGGGCCTGTATCGCCTTGCGGCCGCTGCTGCGGGCTGATCCGCTGCATGATCGCGATACGGCCCGTGCAGCCCTGCTCCAAATCGACCAGGTGGCCCAGTTGCGCGGACTGATGTGCATCGATCGGGTCAAGACCGATAACGGCTTCATGGTCGATGCGACACGGCGTCTTGCCAATTGCGATCGCGTCGAAATGTTTGAAAACTGGGCGATGCAGGCGCTATCCGATCGGGCGCAACGCCACGCCAGCGTGCGCAATGTCTGGCTGTCGGTCGCCGATGCGGCACCGGCGCTGGGCATGGCCGGCACGATCATCGGGCTGGTCGGCATGTTCGCGGCGATGGATGATCCGTCCGCGCTTGGTCCTTCCATGGCGCTTGCGCTGCTCACAACCCTTTATGGCGTGGTCATCGCCAATCTGCTCGCCGCGCCGATCGCCGCGCGGCTGGCGACCCTGTCCGAACAGGAACTTGCCTGGCAGCAGGAGGCGGTGGCGCGCATGCTGGCGATCGCACGGCGCGAAAATGCGCCGCTGCGCCGCGCATCGATCCGCGAAGTCGCATGA
- the flgB gene encoding flagellar basal body rod protein FlgB — MSLEDGLFGIHGKALALRSQRLSLLASNIANASTPNYKARDIDFDAALKEATAQSGRGPADVGQAVDDAMGYRVPLQPSLDGNTVELSTEQTLFAENAVKYRTTLSFLEGRINTINRALKGE, encoded by the coding sequence ATGTCGCTGGAAGACGGTTTGTTCGGGATCCATGGAAAGGCGCTGGCGCTTCGCTCGCAGCGCCTTTCCCTGCTCGCGTCCAACATCGCGAACGCTTCGACCCCCAATTACAAGGCGCGCGACATCGACTTCGATGCCGCGCTCAAGGAAGCGACCGCCCAGAGTGGCCGCGGCCCGGCCGATGTCGGCCAGGCGGTGGACGATGCCATGGGCTATCGCGTGCCGTTGCAGCCCAGCCTGGACGGCAACACCGTCGAACTGAGCACCGAACAGACCCTGTTTGCGGAAAATGCGGTGAAATATCGCACCACCCTCTCCTTCCTGGAGGGCCGCATCAACACCATCAACCGCGCGCTGAAGGGAGAATGA
- the flgC gene encoding flagellar basal body rod protein FlgC, whose translation MSGSGPMNVFDIAGRAMSAQLVRLNATASNMANAGNVTGSAAEAYRAIKPVFQSVTDSPGVSTVKVANVVTTNAEPTKRHDPNHPLADANGDVWESAVDSNAEMVDMIETARMYQNNVQVLNTAKSLMLETIRIGK comes from the coding sequence ATGAGCGGTTCAGGCCCCATGAATGTGTTCGACATCGCCGGCCGCGCCATGAGCGCGCAGCTGGTGCGTCTGAACGCCACCGCATCGAACATGGCCAATGCCGGCAATGTCACCGGCAGCGCCGCCGAAGCCTATCGCGCGATCAAGCCGGTTTTCCAGTCGGTTACCGACAGCCCCGGCGTGTCGACGGTCAAGGTCGCCAATGTCGTGACCACCAATGCGGAACCGACCAAGCGTCACGACCCCAATCATCCGCTGGCCGATGCTAATGGCGATGTCTGGGAATCGGCAGTCGATAGCAATGCGGAGATGGTCGACATGATCGAGACCGCCCGCATGTACCAGAATAATGTGCAGGTGCTCAACACCGCCAAATCCCTGATGCTCGAAACCATAAGGATCGGCAAATGA
- a CDS encoding flagellar hook capping FlgD N-terminal domain-containing protein has protein sequence MTTTSTVTDSAGLSVYNPNANVGTGSATMDQSSFLTLLTAQMQYQDPFEPVDNTEMVSQMATITQSTGIAEMNQSLKSLASELSGTRLGDAASWIGKSMLVQSNVAVPDSSGYYAGQITLSGASDAVSVDLVDGDGNVVKSIDLGAQSAGEVAFYWDGKDDAGETVSSSALQVKVNGGTTSQVATWATIAAVQSPADGSSSKLITALGSFAPTDAISLM, from the coding sequence ATGACGACGACGTCTACCGTCACCGATAGCGCAGGCCTTTCGGTCTACAACCCGAATGCCAATGTCGGCACGGGCAGCGCGACCATGGATCAGTCGAGCTTCCTGACGCTGCTGACCGCGCAGATGCAGTATCAGGATCCGTTCGAACCGGTCGACAATACCGAGATGGTGTCGCAGATGGCGACCATCACCCAGTCGACCGGCATCGCCGAAATGAACCAGTCGCTGAAATCGCTGGCTTCGGAACTGAGTGGCACGCGGCTTGGCGATGCAGCCAGCTGGATCGGCAAGTCGATGCTGGTCCAGAGCAATGTCGCGGTGCCCGATTCCAGCGGCTATTATGCCGGCCAGATTACGCTGAGCGGCGCCAGCGATGCCGTCAGCGTCGATCTGGTCGATGGCGACGGCAATGTCGTCAAGTCGATCGACCTGGGCGCGCAGAGCGCCGGCGAGGTCGCCTTCTACTGGGACGGCAAGGATGATGCGGGCGAAACCGTTTCCTCCTCCGCCCTGCAGGTCAAGGTCAATGGCGGCACCACCAGCCAGGTCGCGACCTGGGCCACCATCGCCGCCGTCCAGTCACCCGCTGACGGTTCCTCCTCCAAACTGATCACCGCGCTCGGCAGCTTCGCCCCGACCGACGCGATCAGCCTGATGTAA
- a CDS encoding flagellar hook-basal body complex protein yields the protein MSFYVSLSGLKGAQADLSAVSNNVANVNSTAFKKSKAQFGDIFAAAPMQTTHQVAGQGVRVQGITQQFTQGTIETTDKTLDMAISGEGFFTVKGEDGTISYTRNGAFSVDNDRYAVDTTGSRIQVFAVDPDTGAITTPPTNSTTPNDLTDLQIPTTYKGEADGAQLTSVGVGKDGLVSAIYADGSTVYLGQVAMASFNSLEGLRQQGDAHWTSTVESGNAIIGTPNQGMFGAVNSGSLERSNVDITDELVQLIAAQRNFQANSKAIEAANTLTTTIVNIRS from the coding sequence ATGTCCTTCTATGTTTCGCTTTCCGGCCTCAAGGGCGCACAGGCTGACCTGTCCGCCGTCTCGAACAACGTCGCCAACGTGAACTCGACCGCCTTCAAGAAGAGCAAGGCCCAGTTCGGCGACATCTTTGCCGCTGCACCGATGCAGACCACCCACCAGGTCGCCGGCCAGGGCGTGCGCGTGCAGGGCATCACCCAGCAGTTCACTCAGGGCACGATCGAAACCACCGACAAGACGCTGGATATGGCGATCTCGGGCGAAGGCTTCTTCACCGTGAAGGGCGAGGACGGCACCATCAGCTATACCCGCAACGGCGCCTTCTCGGTCGACAATGACCGCTATGCCGTCGACACCACCGGTTCGCGCATCCAGGTGTTCGCGGTCGACCCCGACACCGGCGCGATCACGACCCCGCCGACCAACTCGACCACCCCCAACGACCTGACCGACCTGCAGATCCCGACCACCTACAAGGGCGAAGCCGATGGCGCGCAGCTGACCAGCGTGGGCGTGGGCAAGGACGGTCTGGTGTCGGCCATCTATGCCGACGGTTCGACCGTCTATCTGGGCCAGGTCGCGATGGCATCGTTCAACAGCCTGGAAGGCCTGCGCCAGCAGGGCGACGCGCACTGGACCTCGACCGTGGAAAGCGGCAACGCGATCATCGGCACGCCCAACCAGGGCATGTTCGGCGCCGTCAATTCGGGCTCGCTGGAACGTTCCAACGTCGACATCACCGACGAACTGGTCCAGCTGATCGCTGCCCAGCGCAACTTCCAGGCGAACTCGAAGGCGATCGAGGCAGCCAACACGCTGACCACCACCATCGTCAACATCCGTAGCTAA